One window from the genome of Bradyrhizobium xenonodulans encodes:
- a CDS encoding alpha/beta hydrolase gives MKISHFIASLSWLLLFSLQSDALHAATSADQTALAQNISNFVEGVRTSDLAKVQSTTARGYRPDAQPQYAILSRLGQVTQVEIGDERRLSKQTIVEAELRHADGVSSWNFSIQDGSRILAAEMTSADVYGTRTQAAPPKKGGGGYHHGYSRSRPNRTVVLSCELAPSSCNQDARLVEFFFATDRNIKITNNVSTLDTDAPRSGILSYGVAGVRIPEDHKPGQIELPSEWHFLSFDYKSATDETKHFSIKRLAATSYDDWKELVKRQADQSQNRALIFVHGFNTGFEDALYRNAQIVWDLQYRGVSVLFSWSSRGKVRDYNYDQDSADIAQAEFAELLTKLHDSGIEHIDIIVHSMGNRVVLPALDQLAQRSNPVRVRQLVMAAPDVARDKFMIQLPLAQKIVDGATLYASSADRALIASAELNDFPRAGMVFANGPVLLPNLDTIDVTAIGEEIFGLNHTVFATNRAVMDDLKLLLINGMKLPRLSQVHKFPEPPLASTYWKYQ, from the coding sequence ATGAAGATTTCTCATTTCATCGCGTCCCTGTCCTGGCTGCTGCTGTTCAGCCTCCAATCAGACGCGCTCCACGCCGCCACGAGTGCAGACCAGACCGCGCTGGCGCAGAACATCTCCAATTTCGTCGAGGGCGTCCGAACGTCGGACCTTGCGAAAGTGCAGTCGACGACGGCGCGAGGCTACCGGCCCGACGCTCAGCCCCAATACGCGATCCTTTCGCGATTGGGACAAGTGACGCAGGTCGAGATCGGAGACGAGCGGCGTCTCTCGAAACAAACCATCGTCGAGGCGGAACTGCGACATGCCGACGGTGTCTCTTCCTGGAACTTCAGTATTCAGGATGGAAGCAGGATTCTGGCCGCAGAGATGACGAGCGCCGACGTCTATGGCACCAGGACGCAGGCGGCGCCGCCGAAGAAAGGCGGTGGTGGCTATCACCACGGATATTCGAGAAGCCGTCCGAACCGAACGGTGGTGCTGTCCTGTGAGTTGGCTCCGAGTTCCTGCAATCAGGATGCCCGGCTGGTCGAGTTCTTCTTTGCGACGGATCGCAACATCAAGATAACGAACAACGTCTCGACGCTTGATACGGATGCGCCGCGATCGGGCATCTTGAGCTATGGCGTTGCCGGGGTCCGTATTCCGGAAGACCATAAGCCGGGCCAGATCGAGCTTCCGTCCGAGTGGCACTTCCTGAGCTTCGACTACAAATCGGCGACGGATGAAACCAAGCATTTCTCCATCAAGCGGCTCGCGGCGACGTCGTACGACGACTGGAAAGAGCTGGTCAAAAGACAAGCCGATCAATCGCAAAATCGCGCCCTCATCTTCGTGCACGGCTTCAACACGGGGTTTGAGGACGCGCTCTACCGAAACGCGCAGATCGTCTGGGACCTGCAGTACCGGGGCGTGTCAGTGCTCTTCTCCTGGAGCTCGAGAGGAAAAGTGCGCGATTACAATTATGACCAGGACAGCGCGGACATCGCGCAAGCCGAGTTTGCCGAGCTCCTGACCAAACTGCACGACAGCGGGATCGAGCATATCGACATCATCGTCCACAGCATGGGAAACCGCGTCGTACTGCCGGCGCTGGATCAATTGGCGCAGCGGTCCAATCCCGTCAGGGTGCGGCAGCTGGTCATGGCCGCGCCCGACGTCGCCCGCGACAAGTTCATGATCCAGCTGCCCCTGGCACAGAAGATCGTTGACGGGGCAACGCTGTACGCGTCGTCCGCCGACAGGGCCCTGATCGCATCGGCCGAGTTGAACGATTTCCCGAGAGCCGGGATGGTCTTCGCCAACGGCCCGGTCCTGCTCCCCAACCTGGACACGATCGACGTGACCGCGATCGGTGAGGAGATCTTCGGATTGAACCATACGGTGTTCGCGACCAACCGCGCCGTGATGGACGACCTCAAGCTGCTCCTCATCAACGGGATGAAGCTGCCGCGCCTGTCCCAGGTGCACAAGTTCCCGGAGCCGCCGCTGGCGTCGACCTATTGGAAGTACCAATGA
- a CDS encoding DUF7168 domain-containing protein: protein MNQTFNPAALDKLKLRIQALRAKTIANGCTEDEALSAAAKVAELLDRHDLSLSDVELRASPCERRVYETHRKKRIPLDDCIGAIAHFCDCRVWREKSAAGESSYVFFGLGADVEVAHYLAELIDGAVRAELGRFKTSVDYSRFRHQERHLANASFALGMVASIANRLVAIKAGRDQINEGAGRGLVVLKTSVVDAEFDKLDLKLRTQRSSGRMVSMTAYEAGGAAGASLAINPGLGGQSGTAPKGS from the coding sequence GTGAATCAGACGTTCAATCCGGCCGCGCTCGACAAGCTGAAGCTCCGCATTCAGGCGTTGCGCGCCAAGACGATCGCCAATGGCTGCACCGAGGACGAGGCGCTGTCTGCCGCCGCCAAGGTCGCCGAGCTGCTGGATCGCCACGATTTGTCGCTCTCCGACGTCGAGCTGCGCGCTTCGCCGTGCGAGCGCAGGGTCTACGAGACCCATCGCAAGAAGCGAATTCCCCTGGACGACTGCATCGGCGCGATCGCTCATTTCTGCGATTGCCGGGTCTGGCGCGAGAAGAGCGCGGCCGGCGAGAGCAGCTATGTGTTCTTCGGTCTCGGCGCAGACGTCGAGGTCGCGCACTATCTGGCCGAGTTGATCGACGGCGCCGTGCGCGCCGAACTTGGCCGCTTCAAGACCTCGGTCGACTACAGCAGGTTCCGGCACCAGGAGCGGCATCTGGCCAATGCCTCCTTCGCGCTCGGGATGGTGGCGTCGATCGCGAACAGGCTGGTGGCGATCAAGGCCGGTCGCGATCAGATCAACGAAGGCGCCGGCCGCGGGCTGGTCGTGCTCAAGACCTCGGTGGTCGATGCAGAATTCGACAAGCTCGACCTCAAGCTCCGGACCCAGCGCAGCAGCGGCCGGATGGTGTCAATGACGGCCTATGAAGCCGGCGGCGCTGCCGGCGCGTCGCTGGCCATCAATCCCGGCCTTGGCGGGCAGTCAGGGACCGCTCCCAAGGGAAGCTGA
- a CDS encoding phasin, whose protein sequence is MAEINVSAEGMRASLSEALDRLRKANSDYFELLERALGSSPVPIANQAKEFCAFMQRNVTATFDLGDKLVGAKDMQDALKLQADFFQEQMRSLTDQGRAMSESAMKAAGGMFSPKA, encoded by the coding sequence ATGGCCGAAATCAATGTGTCCGCCGAAGGCATGCGTGCGTCACTGAGCGAGGCGCTCGATCGCTTGCGCAAGGCCAATTCGGACTATTTCGAACTGCTGGAACGTGCTCTCGGCTCGTCGCCGGTGCCCATCGCGAACCAGGCAAAGGAGTTCTGTGCCTTCATGCAGCGCAATGTCACCGCAACTTTCGATCTGGGCGACAAACTGGTCGGCGCGAAGGACATGCAGGATGCGCTCAAGCTTCAAGCCGATTTCTTCCAGGAGCAGATGCGCTCGCTGACCGACCAGGGCCGGGCCATGAGCGAGTCTGCGATGAAGGCGGCGGGAGGCATGTTCAGTCCGAAGGCCTGA